A genomic segment from Rhinatrema bivittatum chromosome 19, aRhiBiv1.1, whole genome shotgun sequence encodes:
- the LOC115080178 gene encoding suppressor of cytokine signaling 3-like, whose translation MLTLHWYSCHCLFPSSGLVAMTSSAAAKLSYHYKSFCGDFERVETALERLEASGFYWSTLSGAEAKKLLADQALGVFLIRDSSDHHHLFTLSVRTAAGITNLRIKQEGPSFFLETVPGAEQPPTFTCVVKLVDHYMRLTSLGESDSNLCYVEGKERPVPLVLTRPLICKVVSLQHLCRRTVAANVTPCGATPSGAELEEMPVPSVLRSVLKN comes from the coding sequence ATGTTAACGCTGCACTGGTACTCCTGTCACTGCCTCTTTCCCTCGTCCGGTCTCGTGGCCATGACATCGTCGGCTGCTGCCAAGCTCTCCTACCACTACAAGTCCTTCTGTGGAGACTTTGAGCGCGTGGAGACAGCTCTGGAGAGACTCGAAGCCAGTGGCTTCTACTGGAGCACCCTCTCGGGAGCCGAAGCCAAGAAGCTGCTGGCCGACCAAGCCCTGGGGGTCTTCCTCATCCGCGACTCCTCGGACCACCACCACCTCTTCACGCTCAGCGTTCGGACGGCAGCAGGCATCACCAACTTACGCATCAAGCAGGAGGGCCCTTCCTTCTTCCTGGAGACGGTCCCCGGGGCCGAGCAGCCTCCAACTTTCACCTGCGTGGTGAAGCTGGTAGACCACTACATGCGGCTCACCAGCCTCGGGGAATCTGACTCCAATCTCTGCTACGTGGAGGGCAAGGAGCGCCCGGTACCCCTGGTGCTCACCCGGCCCCTGATCTGCAAGGTGGTGTCACTGCAGCACCTGTGCAGGAGGACGGTGGCGGCCAACGTGACACCATGTGGGGCCACACCATcgggggcggagctggaggaGATGCCCGTGCCTAGTGTCCTCAGGAGCGTCCTCAAGAACTGA
- the RPS9 gene encoding 40S ribosomal protein S9, which produces MPVARSWVCRKTYVTPRRPFEKSRLDQELKLIGEYGLRNKREVWRVKFTLAKIRKAARELLTLDEKDAKRLFEGNALLRRLVRIGVLDEGKMKLDYILGLKIEDFLERRLQTQVFKLGLAKSIHHARVLIRQRHIRVRKQVVNIPSFIVRLDSQKHIDFSLRSPYGGGRPGRVKRKNAKKGQGGAGGADEEEED; this is translated from the exons ATGCCCGTGGCCCGAAGCTGGGTGTGCCGCAAGACATATGTAACCCCGCGCCGTCCCTTTGAGAAGTCTCGTTTGGACCAGGAGCTGAAGCTGATTG GTGAATATGGGCTGCGGAACAAGCGTGAGGTGTGGCGGGTGAAATTCACCCTGGCCAAGATTCGCAAAGCTGCCCGGGAGCTGCTGACCCTGGATGAGAAGGATGCCAAACGTCTCTTTGAAG GTAATGCCCTCCTGAGAAGGTTAGTGCGCATTGGCGTGCTGGACGAGGGCAAGATGAAGCTGGATTACATCTTGGGCCTGAAGATCGAGGATTTCCTAGAGCGCCGCTTGCAGACCCAGGTCTTTAAGCTGGGCTTGGCCAAGTCCATCCACCATGCCCGGGTGCTGATTCGCCAGAGGCACATCCG CGTCCGGAAGCAGGTGGTGAACATCCCGTCTTTCATTGTGCGCCTGGACTCCCAGAAGCACATCGACTTCTCCCTGCGCTCACCCTATGGAGGTGGACGGCCCGGCCGCGTGAAGCGCAAGAATGCCAAGAAGGGCCAAGGCGGTGCCGGTGGGGcagatgaagaagaggaggattga
- the MBOAT7 gene encoding lysophospholipid acyltransferase 7 → MSVDELMYLAILMCSIPVGFFFKKSGPRTKQLGGAALGSLLVLLTCHIHSVHSVVTIFGTWLILKVKPRSGHFLVLGWSFGYLLFFRTVTYLGLPPPTPFTNAVQLLLTLKMVSLANEMQEYYKLKRQDMSSFRKHSAVGVITGIPGLRDIFCYSYCYVGLMTGPFFRYKTYHDWLQQLDPPIIPSWRPLLLRLRPVPVFGGLFLLVSHFFPLAYVQMDEFYEQPFLYRLFYMVPTFFVFRMRFYVAWIFAECSCMAAAFGAYPAVAKSRPGGGPTVEYANAERSPEGERLALEYDYETIRNIDCYGTDFCVKVKDGLRYWNMSVQWWLAQYIYKTAPTRSYIFRNAWTMLISAYWHGIHPGYYLSFLTIPLCLAAEGAMEAGLRCRLSGTGQLVFDWVQWFLKMRAYDYMCMGFVQLTLADTLRYWSSIYYCVHLLAVGLLLTGRALAAAAPCSPAKAREQAGPHSLEKQLQD, encoded by the exons ATGTCTGTGGACGAGCTGATGTACCTGGCCATCCTGATGTGCTCCATACCCGTTggatttttcttcaagaaatcaG GCCCCCGCACGAAGCAGCTGGGAGGGGCAGCCCTGGGGTCCCTGCTCGTGCTGCTGACCTGCCACATTCACAGCGTGCACTCTGTGGTCACCATCTTCGGCACCTGGCTGATTCTAAAGGTCAAGCCCAG ATCCGGTCACTTCCTTGTATTGGGATGGAGCTTTGGCTATCTGCTCTTCTTCCGCACAGTCACGTATTTAGGACTGCCGCCTCCCACCCCCTTCACCAATGCTGTCCAGCTTCTTTTGACTCTGAAG ATGGTGAGTTTGGCTAACGAAATGCAGGAATACTACAAGTTGAAGAGACAGGACATGTCATCCTTCCGTAAGCACTCTGCAGTCGGCGTGATTACTGGCATCCCCGGCCTCAGGGACATCTTCTGCTACAGCTACTGTTACGTGGGCCTTATGACAG GTCCCTTCTTCCGCTATAAGACGTACCACGACTGGCTGCAGCAGCTGGACCCGCCCATCATCCCCAGCTGGCGTCCCCTGCTCCTCCGCCTGCGGCCCGTCCCCGTCTTCGGCGGCCTCTTCCTCCTGGTGTCGCACTTCTTTCCGCTGGCCTACGTGCAGATGGACGAGTTCTACGAGCAGCCCTTCCTCTACCGCCTCTTCTACATGGTGCCCACGTTTTTCGTCTTCCGCATGCGGTTCTACGTGGCCTGGATCTTCGCCGAGTGCAGCTGCATGGCGGCGGCTTTCGGGGCCTACCCCGCCGTGGCCAAGTCACGCCCCGGCGGCGGGCCCACCGTGGAGTACGCAAACGCTGAGAG GTCCCCGGAGGGTGAGAGGCTGGCGCTGGAGTACGACTACGAGACGATAAGGAACATAGACTGCTACGGGACGGATTTCTGCGTGAAGGTGAAGGACGGGCTGCGCTACTGGAATATGAGTGTTCAGTGGTGGCTGGCGCAGTACATCTACAAGACCGCCCCCACCCGGTCTTACATCTTCAG GAATGCTTGGACCATGCTGATCAGCGCGTACTGGCACGGAATTCACCCCGGCTACTACCTCAGCTTCCTCACCATCCCTCTGTGCCTGGCGGCTGAGGGCGCCATGGAGGCGGGCCTGCGCTGCCGGCTCTCGGGCACGGGGCAGCTGGTCTTCGACTGGGTGCAGTGGTTCCTGAAGATGCGGGCCTACGATTACATGTGCATGGGCTTCGTGCAGCTCACCTTGGCTGACACGCTGCGCTACTGGAGCTCCATTTACTACTGCGTCCATCTGCTGGCAGTGGGGCTGCTGCTGACCGGCCGGGCTCTGGCCGCCGCCGCCCCCTGCAGCCCAGCCAAGGCCAGGGAGCAGGCTGGCCCGCACTCCCTGGAGAAGCAGCTTCAAGACTAA